One Phaseolus vulgaris cultivar G19833 chromosome 2, P. vulgaris v2.0, whole genome shotgun sequence DNA window includes the following coding sequences:
- the LOC137811609 gene encoding KH domain-containing protein At4g18375, which translates to MGETGKRYYSQRDYDGDRKNQKRRVNDRDDRGNDELIVYRILCPDEVIGSVIGKNGKVINSIRQETRAKVKVVDPFPGAKDRVITIYCYVKEKEEVEINDEFTSKEPLCAAQDALLKVHVAIVNSITALGDPEKKRKDRDECQILVPSSQSANIIGKAGATIKKLRSKTRANIKVTAKDTADPLHSCAMDFDNFLSISGESEAVKRALFAVSSIMYKFGPKEDISLDTTVPEAPPSILIPSDVPIYPPGGLYPPSDPIVTPRAVPPIMGATNVQDLHGYADAANTWPLYSSALPVVSGSGASLSEELIVRILCPSDKIGRVIGKGGSTIKSMRQASGAHIEVDDSKANYDECLIIISTTESPSDLKSMAVEAVLLMQGKINDEDDTTVSMRLLVPSKVIGCIIGKSGSIINEIRKRTRADVRISKGDKPKCADVNDELVEVGGSVDCVRDALIQIVLRLRDDVLRERDTSHNPSIGMGAESLYSGSTGFSLPSVLPSVPPVAAPLVYDQRAESGAGLGMLSSSSLYGYGSLSMGENGYSSISSYANKLYGGLPPPSTLDMLIPANAVGKVLGKGGANIANIRKISGATVEISDSKYGRGDRIALISGTPEQKRAAENLIQAFIMAI; encoded by the exons ATGGGTGAGACTGGAAAACGATATTATTCACAGAGAGACTATGATGGGGACAGGAAAAATCAAAAGAGACGTGTGAATGACAGAGATGACAGGGGTAATGATGAATTGATTGTCTATAGGATACTCTGCCCTGATGAAGTTATTGGGAGTGTTATTGGGAAGAACGGGAAAGTGATAAATTCAATTAGGCAAGAAACCAGAGCAAAAGTCAAGGTCGTGGATCCATTTCCTGGTGCCAAGGACCGGGTTATAACGATCTACTGCTATGTTAAGGAGAAGGAAGAAGTTGAGATTAACGATGAGTTCACTTCTAAAGAACCATTATGTGCTGCTCAAGATGCTCTTCTCAAGGTTCATGTTGCCATTGTCAATTCCATTACAGCTCTTGGAGATCCTGAGAAGAAACGGAAGGATAGAGATGAATGTCAAATTCTTGTTCCATCAAGCCAGTCTGCAAATATCATTGGTAAGGCAGGGGCTACCATTAAAAAGCTGAGAAGTAAAACAAGGGCAAATATCAAGGTTACTGCCAAGGATACAGCAGACCCGTTACACTCATGTGCTATGGATTTTGATAATTTTCTCTCG ATCAGTGGTGAATCAGAAGCAGTTAAAAGAGCACTATTTGCAGTTTCCTCTATTATGTACAAGTTTGGTCCAAAGGAGGACATCTCTCTTGACACAACTGTACCAGAAGCCCCACCTAGTATTCTTATTCCCTCTGATGTTCCAATTTATCCTCCTGGTGGACTATATCCACCTTCAGACCCTATTGTCACACCTAGAGCAGTTCCTCCAATTATGGGTGCAACTAATGTTCAAGATCTGCATGGTTATGCTGATGCTGCCAATACGTGGCCTCTATACTCTTCTGCCCTTCCAGTTGTTTCTGGCTCTGGTGCTTCGCTGTCTGAGGAGTTGATTGTTAGAATTTTGTGCCCTTCTGACAAGATTGGGCGTGTCATTGGGAAGGGAGGTAGTACAATTAAAAGTATGAGGCAGGCTAGCGGTGCTCATATTGAGGTTGATGACTCCAAGGCTAATTATGACGAGTGTTTAATCATTATAAGTACAACAGAG TCACCAAGTGATCTAAAGTCAATGGCAGTTGAAGCTGTTCTGCTGATGCAAGGGAAAATAAATGATGAAGATGATACCACTGTTTCAATGCGCCTTCTAGTTCCATCAAAGGTGATAGGTTGTATTATTGGTAAAAGTGGCTCAATCATAAATGAAATTCGGAAGAGAACTAGGGCTGATGTTCGAATCTCTAAAGGTGATAAACCAAAATGTGCTGATGTGAATGACGAACTTGTTGAG GTGGGTGGCTCTGTTGATTGTGTAAGAGATGCACTGATCCAGATTGTATTAAGACTCAGAGATGATGTGTTGAGAGAAAGGGATACTAGCCATAATCCTTCTATTGGTATGGGTGCTGAATCCTTGTACTCAGGTAGTACGGGTTTTTCATTGCCATCTGTGCTTCCTTCAGTTCCTCCTGTTGCTGCTCCATTGGTTTATGATCAGAGGGCTGAAAGTGGAGCTGGCCTGGGCATGCTTTCTTCAAGCAGCCTTTATGGATATGGATCTTTGTCG ATGGGAGAAAATGGCTACAGCTCTATATCCTCGTATGCCAACAAGCTATATGGAGG TTTACCTCCCCCATCAACTCTGGATATGTTGATTCCTGCCAATGCTGTCGGTAAAGTACTGGGTAAAGGAGGGGCAAATATAGCCAATATCAGGAAG ATTTCGGGAGCAACAGTTGAGATATCGGACTCTAAATATGGCCGTGGTGATCGTATTGCTCTTATATCTGGCACACCTGAACAAAAACGTGCTGCTGAAAACTTGATCCAGGCGTTTATAATGGCAATCTGA